The Juglans microcarpa x Juglans regia isolate MS1-56 chromosome 2D, Jm3101_v1.0, whole genome shotgun sequence DNA window aagaatttTCATAATATTCCAGATCATTCCTCAAAGAGGTTATGCAAGTTCCTTAAATGTCAGAATTTCCCAACAGAATGCTGACACTCTAAAGGCCAAAAAACACTAAAGGCCAAAATTCATTacacaacaagaaataaaaggCAATGCGGAAATAAGATAACAACTAACAAGATAACTAGGTCTGGCCCAATAGACTATCACTAAAATTAACTCAACTCAGCACGCATAAGCCCATGAACTCTTCAACGAGCCCACGATAGCGAGTCCATGACGCCTCTGCAACTCATAAGTCTTCTTTTAATCTTTCACTACACTAAACTTCTAAGTTCACGAACTAAGTCTCGAAGTACACTGAGCTCCCCTTCTATGCCTAGTTCCTTGCACTGGAAATCCCTAGATTCGATCGtgaaattagatgaaatgagatgagatagtttatataaccaaacgaagccttaagaTAAGAGGTAGAGGGGAGGGGTGGAGATCTAACAACTGAGTCAAATTAAGTTCCACAAagttgcaaaaagaaaataacatttcaGAAATGGACCAATAGATTTGTCCTGAATGCTCTTTCGGTACAAAGCCTAAAGAAGAGCCATCCAGATTAGTGGTTTTTTTGTATTGCTGGGTTGCGTTAGAAAAAGGAGTATGATATAGTTGTTGCTGTAAATGAGAAGGGTTCAGAAAGGGGCGTACAATGACTTCAGTTTTGGAGGAAAGCGATAAGAAAAGGAGACAGCGAGGGTCAAACCTGTAAAGCATAAGAATCGGTACAGACGCCTGTGTTGCACACGATGATTGGTTAGTAGCTCTAATGGTCGCATCTTGGAGAATAGTAGTCGATAAGTTAAACGGTGGGATGCATATTGTCGTTGAAGAGTTGGAAGCATGGGGCACATGTGATTCATGCACGACAAGGGCAGTGCATGAGACTCACACATCGATCCATTTTCTACACTGCCTATTCTACCTTAAAGATCAGTGGGTTTGAGTTTTGTTGGCAGCACGAGTGCAGCCAAGAGGTGATCTCGGAGAAACAGGTCAAACTTCCTCTTTGTTAatctctgaaaaaaaaattaaaaaaaaaaggcaagaaaGTAAAATTTGACCGAATAAAGATGTCTAACAAAGGAAAAAGAcagtaggggtgtaatcggtcccttttttttttttttttttttataaccgaaccggtatacactagttttgaaattttaagaattgaTATCGGACCCATTCACTACCTAAAccgaaacttttttttttttggtttcgaTCCAGTTTTTTCAGTTTTACGAATTATCTATGttgtaatagtatgatgttGTAATTATACATCctagtatagtattgaatttaattataatcTATATAAACTTGACtctttatatgagtatatatgatgaAGAGTGGCTATTTATATGTTAGAATTTCATGTtctattaattagcaatttaacatataatatatataatataatataaaaaattataaatatatatatgtatatcaatTTGGTAATCGATTTTCAATACTGATTTTATAAAAACCAGTACCACACCTATCCTTAAGAACGGGTACCGCACCGAACTGCTTAAAAACCAGACAAACTTGTAGATCCGGTCCAactgatttttcaattttttttacacccctagagATAAAAAGGGAGGGGGGGGGCCTCTTAGAGATGGTCGGATGGCTGGGTGGATCGGTGTGAGAAAAAAATCCCTTAACACTACTATAATTGTGTTCCTCCGCTTGTCATCCTTTTATCTaggagtgtaaatttaaaccagaAAACCGTACCGGACCGGTTGGTCAGGTTTTGAACCGATCCGGTCCGGAATCAGttcttatattatgaaaactggCCAGATCCGGTCCagtttcggttccgtagttttcgggaccgaaccggaccggttggaaaaaatatatatataacaattaattttatatattatacaaaatatttatatatatatatgttttatatataatatataattatatattaaacttttatatataattatatatcatatatcatatataaaataatttcatattataatttataaattataacataaaatgttaatcttaaatatgaacatttgtaatttttttgatcatatgttattaatataattatatataagataatgttattaaatgttattataatttataaaataaaaatgtaatcttaaagatgaaaatttaattgatcatatgctttaaacataatatatatattaaattattaataatattttatcataagaaataacactttattatatattttttacatgttaaaaaaaccgaaaaatcggaccagaccggaccgtaAACCGGAGGCATCCGTTTATGAGAGTAACCGGAACATaatcgattttaaaaaatacaaaaccggtacataccggttcgatcttagattttgtccaaaactggaccggactggaccggttacacccctacttttATCCAGTCGTACAAAGTAGTTTCTCAACCAAAAACACACAAGGAAAATATaacctttttttcttcccaaacaaaaaaagaaaggttttgtgatattaaacaaaataagaaaaggaaagggttgttgaaataaaaaagattcTACAATATGGCCCCATCAACACGATCTTTCAGTGTTGGAAGGCCgactgagttttttttttttttttttttttttttatcacgtCTTCAGCAAGGATCAATGCGcctaaattttaatacaaatatttgCAATACATGGACGATTTGCAAGGAATTGGCATTCCTAACTTCGCAAATCATTACCAAAATCTGACCTGCAACAGTATACATCGGCCGAACATGCATCTACAGCTCTCTAACTATACACTCCTTCATTACGTATAGTTGCAACTTCGGATGAAACTTGAAGCTGCAACTtcacttaaattataaaaagattcgGGTGGTGAACGATTCAGCATAAAAAGTACCACTTCTAGTCTTGTGGAAGAAGGGCTATCTCAATTTCTTGAAGCGATTTCCCTTTGGTCTCCATCACATTTCTTTTCACAAACATCACAGCCATTAAACAAAAGGTACCAAACATTGAGTACAAGAGCTGTGGCCCAAGTTTCTCCAGCAAACGCAAGAACAGCAACCCCACAAAGAAATTGATCACCTGAAGAAACACCAGCATTTGGCCAGAAATTTATTCTAGCAGCATATAATTCACGAAATAATTATGCATACACCAGCATTTTTTGAATCTAGAAACTCCTCCCAGGTGTGGATCCAGAAGCAAGCAAGAGCAGATATAAAGCTAATTAGAAACAAAGGAAGGAGAAGATAGTTACCCAATGAACTGACATACAGACTGCCATAGCTTTCGCCCTAATTCGGCTGGGGAAAATTTCAGGTAGAAGGAGACCCGGAACTGGACCAGCTCCAAGCGCAAATGTAAAGACAAACCTGCACAAAGAAATTCATTAATTCCAACATTGCCACTCTAATAAGAACAATCAGGGATGGGTAGTCATTGTTTCCGAAGTCACAAAGGTTCCCTAACACGGCTGCTAGgatgttatttggaaaaaaaaaatcagcaatgCATCATCTGATTATTGACTAGAGAAATTCAAGAAACAAAACGACGATCATTTATCATGATATGGCCGTTTCATGAAGCACATTTTGCATTTGAATACATCATAAAAAGTGCATCCGTAACAAGATCATCTTCAAAATGTATGTACTAAACGATTACTCACAGCAGCATGCCACCAACAGATAGATACAATTCTCCGGAACCTGGTATATAAGAACTTGCTGCGACAGCTTGAAGGGCCATAGATATCGCCTGGGCAGGtacgataaaaaaaaagtttcatatCAGGATCTTAGATCATTAACTCCGGATATTGTTAGAAGTAAAAACCAGGAGAAGAGATTTTAGATGTGCCGGTTGAGCTGTGCGCGACATTAGCGGCAACGTTGGTGAGTTATTAGTTCAATACATAATGCAGGAAAATGAATGCGTACTGCCAGCCTGTTATGGAATATTAAAATAGCCACTTTTCCTTATGCTGGACAATTATGCTAGTCCATTTTCCATATGAAAGCGCAAGTCTTCTTTCACTTTAAACCTGAGAACCAATATTTTTTGAGCTCCTTCTTAGTACCAGAAACATAAACATGCATTCTTGAGTACATATATCCTATCTGAGTTAAATGGCATATCCAGTCATATACATTTATTTcaattctcattttcttttctagctTTCACATGCACATGTTGATTTGATAGGAAAAATACTATACATTACATCCTCGTCCCGTTAGCATAATGTGATGAGAATAAGATAAGAGTGTAGTGTACAGCATAacatgatttaatattataatcataatattaatttatgtaaaatGGGGAAAGTGATGCAAATACAATTTACCATTCCAAAAAAGCTCCACAGGAGGAGGACCTTTCTTCCTAGTTTATCCATCAAAGCCATCGCAATAATAGATCCTGAATGATATAAAAGTTTATGCTGTCATAACAGAATGCATCATCGTAGATATGTAAGGGGAGGAGTACCATGAACTGAAGCTATACCTGTTAAATTTGCAATTCCTATGAAGCAATTGGCAAGGGTTGATGGAACTCCCGCACTTTTAAAAACAGttgaagagaaataaaatacaGCATTTATACCAGATAGCTGTTGTAAAGCAAATAGGGTTGACCCAATAACAACAACTGCAAAAGGAATGCGTGAATAACAAAGCACTTTTGGAAAGGCCAAAAAGAATATGACAGAAGAACAAGCAACGGTGAAAACAGCCATGGATTCTGCAGAGAAATAGACGTTACAAATCTTCAAAGAAATATACCAGAAAAGTATCATATGTACCTCTAAAATGGCGACCATAGAGCAATTCTGAGATCTTCACAGTATCAGTGTCATCTCCCCTGTCCGATTTAGATAATTCTGCCAATGCTAGTTGGACATGCGATCCTCCTAGGAGCTTCTCAAATGCAGCTTCGGCTTCCTCGGTTCTTCCTCTCTGAATCACAACAATGAGAAACAGAAGGTGTTCATCTTCGGCATAATTACATAACTGTATAAACTTAATTGGAAGTTTATCCCAAGTTATATAGTACAGAGAGATGCTAGGCCAAACTTGAAAGTAACTATTCTTATGGGGAGAAAcaaaccaccccccccccccccctcccaaaacaaaaaaaaaggcctaAACTGAAcgatacaagaaattaaaaaagagagagaaagtacTGCAACTTTGGGAGCTGATACAGAAAACTGACTGCATCTTTGTGCACATCGGTTTTGCAATCATGAACATGTGtgcatgttttattatttagtcTAAATAAAGACAAATACTTGAATGTTTGTTTTGGTACTTCTctttataggtaatcaaagattttattaaaagttgaaagGCATGCATAAAGACAAATACCTGAATATTTGTTTGGTACTTCTctttataggtaatcaaagattttattaaaagtcaAAAGGCATCGCCCAGATACCTGAATCTTTGTGCCCCTGACTATTTCCATTTATGGTATAAAAAGTGCAAAATATCAACAGGAGTTATAAActaaataggattttttttcaaaaaaaagacGGATTAGAGCTTTGTTCTTAAAGCATTTCAGCTCATATATGTCtttgatatatttaaatatgaattagTAAGGAATTTATTCATACAGAGTAACAGACAGCAATTACAGAAAACAAGAGAAAGGAAACCTTATATAGCCAAGGGGGACTCTCTGCACAAAACACCATGGCAACAAGTAGTATTGCAGCTGGAATCGTAGATATCCAGAAGCAGATGCGCCACCTGAGCACATGGATTAAGAAGTATATGAAATTGTCAAACATGAAATACAGATGCCAAGGGATTAGTAAATCTTACCAGCCCACAATTTCTTTGACAGGAATTCCAATAAACAGAGCTCCAATAAGTCCAAGACATGTTGCAATTTGAATAAAGCTTCCATAAGTACCCCTC harbors:
- the LOC121251072 gene encoding probable plastidic glucose transporter 2 isoform X1, translating into MWVRQREAYSMYKRLLSRDSANTVDMDENSVPLQNSMSPETSSPSWRLSLPHVVVATISSFLFGYHTGVVNEPLESISVDLGFSGNTLAEGLVVSTCLGGAFVGSLLSGWVADGVGRRRAFQLCALPMIIGASISAMTKNLEGMLLGRLLVGTGMGLGPPVASLYVTEVSPAFVRGTYGSFIQIATCLGLIGALFIGIPVKEIVGWWRICFWISTIPAAILLVAMVFCAESPPWLYKRGRTEEAEAAFEKLLGGSHVQLALAELSKSDRGDDTDTVKISELLYGRHFRVVVIGSTLFALQQLSGINAVFYFSSTVFKSAGVPSTLANCFIGIANLTGSIIAMALMDKLGRKVLLLWSFFGMAISMALQAVAASSYIPGSGELYLSVGGMLLFVFTFALGAGPVPGLLLPEIFPSRIRAKAMAVCMSVHWVINFFVGLLFLRLLEKLGPQLLYSMFGTFCLMAVMFVKRNVMETKGKSLQEIEIALLPQD
- the LOC121251072 gene encoding probable plastidic glucose transporter 2 isoform X2 translates to MWVRQREAYSMYKRLLSRDSANTVDMDENSVPLQNSMSPETSSPSWRLSLPHVVVATISSFLFGYHTGVVNEPLESISVDLGFSGNTLAEGLVVSTCLGGAFVGSLLSGWVADGVGRRRAFQLCALPMIIGASISAMTKNLEGMLLGRLLVGTGMGLGPPVASLYVTEVSPAFVRGTYGSFIQIATCLGLIGALFIGIPVKEIVGWWRICFWISTIPAAILLVAMVFCAESPPWLYKRGRTEEAEAAFEKLLGGSHVQLALAELSKSDRGDDTDTVKISELLYGRHFRGSIIAMALMDKLGRKVLLLWSFFGMAISMALQAVAASSYIPGSGELYLSVGGMLLFVFTFALGAGPVPGLLLPEIFPSRIRAKAMAVCMSVHWVINFFVGLLFLRLLEKLGPQLLYSMFGTFCLMAVMFVKRNVMETKGKSLQEIEIALLPQD
- the LOC121251072 gene encoding probable plastidic glucose transporter 2 isoform X3, with the translated sequence MWVRQREAYSMYKRLLSRDSANTVDMDENSGLVVSTCLGGAFVGSLLSGWVADGVGRRRAFQLCALPMIIGASISAMTKNLEGMLLGRLLVGTGMGLGPPVASLYVTEVSPAFVRGTYGSFIQIATCLGLIGALFIGIPVKEIVGWWRICFWISTIPAAILLVAMVFCAESPPWLYKRGRTEEAEAAFEKLLGGSHVQLALAELSKSDRGDDTDTVKISELLYGRHFRVVVIGSTLFALQQLSGINAVFYFSSTVFKSAGVPSTLANCFIGIANLTGSIIAMALMDKLGRKVLLLWSFFGMAISMALQAVAASSYIPGSGELYLSVGGMLLFVFTFALGAGPVPGLLLPEIFPSRIRAKAMAVCMSVHWVINFFVGLLFLRLLEKLGPQLLYSMFGTFCLMAVMFVKRNVMETKGKSLQEIEIALLPQD